The following proteins are co-located in the Echinicola sp. 20G genome:
- a CDS encoding Rne/Rng family ribonuclease: MSTELVIDSAQNSSRIALLKNKGLVELHSDEDNNQFKVGDMYLGTVRKIVNGLNAAFIDVGYEKDAFLHYQDLGPKVKSLVKYTKHIRNNHSDHPTLKGFELEPEIEKLGKISQVLSKTNQILVQVVKEPISTKGPRLSCELSLAGRYLVLVPFSNSVNVSKKIRKAEERRRLARLITSIKPANFGVIIRTVAEGQSVTELDKDLRNLVTTWEDGMKKLMKAKSKDKVIGEMSMASSIIRDLLNESFDAITVEDELIYDQIRSYIRSIAPEKEKIVKLYNGKAKLFESFGIEKQIKSLFGQSVSLPHGGYLIIEHTEALHVIDVNSGNKSNQESDQETTALKTNLVAVKEIARQLRLRDMGGIIVIDFIDMKKAENKRAIYDAMKAEMKEDRSKNTVLPLTKFGLMQITRQRVRPEVNIVTKETCPSCNGTGKIQASILVADKLERDLEYTAVHQNLPKIKIGLHPYLHAYFTHGMISKRVKWFFKYFKWVKLIKDSSLPVTEYKFLDETGEEIELTVKDGAE; this comes from the coding sequence TTGAGTACGGAATTAGTAATTGATTCTGCTCAAAACAGTAGTCGAATAGCCCTTTTAAAAAACAAGGGACTGGTAGAACTTCATTCAGATGAAGACAACAACCAGTTTAAAGTAGGGGATATGTACCTTGGTACGGTTCGTAAAATCGTCAATGGGCTGAATGCAGCCTTTATTGATGTAGGTTACGAGAAGGATGCTTTTTTGCATTACCAAGACCTAGGGCCGAAAGTGAAAAGCCTGGTGAAATACACCAAGCATATCAGAAACAATCATTCGGACCATCCCACCCTTAAAGGGTTTGAACTAGAACCTGAGATAGAAAAGCTGGGGAAAATTTCCCAAGTCCTTTCTAAAACCAATCAAATTTTAGTTCAGGTTGTAAAGGAGCCGATCTCAACGAAAGGCCCGCGACTATCCTGTGAGCTCTCCCTAGCCGGTCGCTATTTGGTGCTGGTTCCTTTTTCCAATTCAGTCAATGTATCCAAAAAGATCAGAAAGGCTGAAGAGAGGAGAAGGCTTGCCAGACTCATCACTTCGATCAAGCCAGCCAATTTTGGTGTAATTATCAGAACAGTAGCTGAGGGCCAGTCCGTAACGGAACTGGACAAAGACCTTAGAAACTTGGTAACCACCTGGGAGGATGGCATGAAGAAGCTGATGAAAGCCAAGAGCAAAGATAAGGTGATAGGAGAAATGAGTATGGCCAGCTCTATCATAAGAGACCTGCTCAACGAATCATTCGATGCAATCACGGTAGAGGATGAATTAATCTATGATCAGATCCGGTCTTATATAAGATCGATTGCCCCTGAAAAGGAAAAAATTGTTAAGCTTTACAACGGAAAAGCTAAGCTCTTTGAAAGTTTTGGAATTGAAAAGCAAATCAAGAGTCTGTTTGGACAATCGGTAAGCCTGCCTCATGGCGGATATCTTATTATTGAGCATACCGAGGCACTGCACGTTATAGACGTAAACAGTGGAAACAAGTCCAACCAAGAAAGTGACCAGGAAACTACAGCATTAAAAACTAACCTGGTTGCTGTCAAAGAAATTGCCAGACAGCTTCGCCTCCGAGATATGGGCGGAATTATCGTCATCGACTTCATAGACATGAAGAAGGCCGAAAATAAAAGGGCCATCTATGACGCTATGAAAGCTGAAATGAAGGAGGATAGGTCCAAAAACACCGTCCTGCCATTGACCAAGTTTGGGTTGATGCAGATCACCAGGCAAAGAGTAAGACCTGAAGTGAATATTGTGACCAAAGAAACTTGTCCTTCATGTAATGGGACAGGAAAGATCCAAGCCTCAATTTTGGTGGCTGATAAGCTGGAAAGAGACCTTGAGTATACGGCGGTTCACCAGAACTTACCCAAAATTAAAATTGGGTTGCACCCTTACCTTCATGCATACTTTACCCATGGCATGATTTCAAAAAGGGTTAAATGGTTTTTTAAATATTTCAAATGGGTAAAACTGATCAAAGATTCTTCATTACCAGTGACGGAGTATAAATTCCTGGATGAAACAGGAGAAGAAATAGAACTTACAGTAAAAGACGGAGCCGAATAA
- a CDS encoding tetratricopeptide repeat protein, which produces MKKSQIILVVVVVVAAAALYSLPRVVVDNAEDGEALEQEDMASADSVAQAHSTSIPDSERGTVSALITNLEKAESKEKITIFADSIASFYVSSGMYDSAAYYLGQTADRYPDMESLEKAGNAYYEAFGFAMDQDKVAYLAGHTRDYLNRVLEKQPDRLDLKTKVAMTHVSSTNPMQGIMMLREVLEEDPQNEQALFNMGILSMQSGQYKRAVERFEELISYHPDNIQGQFYLGVSYFEAKQKNKAKKQLQLVKDMTDDPMIISSVDNYLGQL; this is translated from the coding sequence ATGAAAAAGTCGCAAATCATCCTGGTCGTTGTCGTCGTCGTCGCTGCGGCAGCCCTTTATTCGCTACCAAGAGTAGTGGTGGACAATGCAGAAGATGGTGAAGCCCTCGAGCAGGAAGATATGGCGTCTGCTGACTCAGTGGCCCAAGCACACAGTACCAGTATCCCAGATTCAGAGCGGGGAACGGTTAGTGCCTTGATAACCAATTTAGAAAAAGCGGAAAGTAAAGAAAAAATTACTATCTTTGCAGATTCAATTGCCTCTTTCTATGTGAGTTCCGGGATGTATGACAGTGCAGCCTACTATTTGGGCCAGACTGCTGACAGATATCCAGACATGGAATCACTTGAGAAAGCAGGTAATGCTTATTATGAAGCATTTGGTTTTGCGATGGATCAGGATAAGGTAGCTTATTTGGCCGGGCACACCAGGGATTATTTGAACAGGGTGCTTGAAAAGCAACCAGATCGACTTGATCTCAAAACTAAGGTAGCAATGACACATGTGTCTTCTACCAACCCTATGCAGGGGATTATGATGCTAAGGGAGGTACTTGAAGAAGATCCTCAAAACGAGCAGGCTTTGTTTAATATGGGAATCCTGTCCATGCAGTCAGGCCAGTACAAACGAGCAGTTGAACGTTTTGAAGAGCTTATCAGTTATCATCCCGACAATATTCAAGGTCAGTTTTACCTCGGGGTGAGCTACTTTGAAGCGAAGCAGAAAAATAAAGCAAAAAAACAGCTCCAGCTGGTAAAAGACATGACAGATGATCCGATGATTATTTCGAGTGTGGACAATTATCTGGGGCAACTATAA
- a CDS encoding HU family DNA-binding protein: MTKAEVITKISDKTGIQKDDVTQTIEAFFKVVKDSMSEGENIYVRGFGSFINKKRAKKIARNISKNTAIVIDEHYVPAFKPSKVFIDKIKNSKKVKEVTLQD, translated from the coding sequence GTGACTAAAGCAGAGGTAATTACCAAGATTTCGGACAAGACAGGAATTCAGAAGGATGATGTAACTCAGACAATTGAGGCATTCTTCAAAGTAGTAAAGGATTCCATGTCAGAGGGAGAGAATATTTATGTGAGGGGATTCGGTAGCTTCATCAACAAGAAGCGCGCTAAGAAAATCGCCAGAAACATTTCTAAAAACACTGCTATCGTTATCGATGAGCATTATGTTCCGGCTTTCAAGCCTTCTAAAGTCTTCATCGACAAGATTAAGAACAGCAAAAAAGTAAAGGAAGTAACTCTTCAGGACTAA
- the mutY gene encoding A/G-specific adenine glycosylase, giving the protein MNFNVFASKLLLWYPQNKRDLPWRNTQNPYIIWLSEIILQQTRVAQGLPYFEKFVSHYPSVQDLAKAPTEEIMRLWQGLGYYSRARNLHECAKQVVNEYRGQFPSDYKSLLKLKGVGQYTAAAIASFAFKEKVAVVDGNVFRVLSRYFGIETDISSSQGKKEFQELANKLISKEHPDEYNQAIMEFGALQCTPKNPDCDNCPLLDGCFAAKHQMVSSLPVKEKKIKVKTRAFLYHDITCGELTIAKTRGPKDIWQGLTDFPLVEFSSPEKIDPEASNLFHELQAFKPTINFEKEKTYKHILTHQKIFSNFVSFNIDKDHQSALEKWAKDNDFLCCNEAELEALGKPKLIVRYLNDKK; this is encoded by the coding sequence TTGAATTTCAACGTTTTTGCCTCCAAGCTTCTCCTTTGGTACCCCCAAAATAAAAGGGATCTGCCGTGGAGAAACACCCAAAACCCATACATCATTTGGTTGTCAGAAATTATTCTTCAGCAAACCAGAGTCGCCCAAGGACTTCCCTATTTCGAGAAATTTGTCTCCCATTATCCCTCTGTTCAGGACCTCGCGAAAGCACCAACTGAAGAAATCATGCGTCTTTGGCAAGGACTAGGCTACTACAGCAGGGCCAGAAACCTTCATGAATGTGCCAAACAAGTGGTCAATGAATATAGAGGACAATTCCCCTCTGATTACAAAAGTCTTCTAAAACTCAAAGGTGTGGGGCAGTATACCGCCGCAGCCATTGCTTCCTTTGCCTTCAAAGAAAAAGTCGCCGTAGTGGATGGCAATGTATTCCGTGTCCTAAGTCGGTACTTCGGGATCGAAACAGATATTAGCAGCTCACAAGGCAAAAAGGAATTCCAAGAACTCGCCAATAAGCTGATTTCAAAAGAACACCCAGATGAATACAACCAGGCTATCATGGAATTTGGTGCTTTGCAATGCACCCCAAAAAATCCTGACTGTGACAATTGCCCCTTATTGGATGGATGCTTTGCAGCAAAACATCAAATGGTAAGCTCCCTCCCAGTGAAGGAAAAGAAAATAAAAGTCAAAACACGCGCGTTTTTGTATCATGACATTACCTGTGGTGAACTAACGATAGCCAAAACCCGAGGCCCCAAAGACATTTGGCAAGGCCTTACAGATTTTCCATTAGTGGAATTTTCCTCTCCTGAAAAGATCGACCCTGAGGCATCAAATTTGTTTCATGAACTTCAAGCATTTAAGCCAACCATAAACTTCGAAAAGGAAAAGACTTATAAACATATACTGACCCATCAAAAAATTTTTTCAAACTTTGTCTCGTTCAACATAGATAAAGATCATCAATCAGCCTTGGAAAAATGGGCCAAAGACAATGATTTTCTCTGCTGTAATGAAGCAGAATTGGAAGCTTTGGGCAAGCCAAAACTGATTGTTCGTTATTTGAACGATAAAAAATAA
- a CDS encoding single-stranded DNA-binding protein: protein MAGVNKVILVGNLGKDPEVRHLESGSVVANLTLATTEAYKDRNGNRVENTEWHDLELWDGQAKVAEQYLRKGSQIFVEGKIKSDTWQDEQGNNRKRTKIRVLSFTMLGSKNSEMGAGGSSNPNTISQPNAGNPQPASMPSSGGNIEEGDDDLPF from the coding sequence ATGGCCGGTGTAAATAAAGTAATATTAGTTGGCAATCTAGGTAAAGACCCTGAAGTGAGGCATTTGGAAAGTGGTAGCGTAGTAGCCAACCTGACACTAGCAACTACAGAAGCATACAAAGACCGCAACGGAAACCGTGTAGAAAATACTGAATGGCATGACCTGGAACTGTGGGACGGGCAAGCAAAAGTAGCGGAACAATATTTGCGAAAAGGCAGCCAAATCTTCGTAGAAGGAAAAATCAAATCCGACACTTGGCAAGATGAGCAAGGAAACAACAGGAAAAGAACAAAAATCCGTGTACTGAGTTTCACCATGCTTGGCTCCAAAAACAGTGAAATGGGCGCTGGAGGAAGCAGCAATCCCAATACCATCAGCCAACCTAACGCTGGCAACCCTCAACCCGCATCCATGCCTTCATCAGGAGGAAATATCGAAGAGGGTGATGATGACTTACCATTCTAA
- the gldE gene encoding gliding motility-associated protein GldE: protein MDDPYPSILLLAEINQVSAGYIILNSLIFLALLLASALISGSEVAYFSLSHDDLSLLSTETDETSSLVIKLIEAPQKLLSTILILNNMINIGIVTLTTFFTLTLFGANATGLMVILIQTVGITFAIVFFGEIVPKVYANNARISFSKLMAKSLNFFSIALAPLSSFLMAISNIIERRIERKGYTLSVNELHQALEITAEHTTEGEKDIFKGIVNFGTLSVKQVMCSRMDITAVDVEMDFHELMDKINKSGYSRIPVYKETIDNIEGILYIKDLLSHIEKEEDFQWQTLTRKGFFVPENKKIDALLKDFQNKRVHMAIVVDEYGGTSGLVTLEDLIEEIIGEINDEFDDSEESLFKQIDDSTYVFEGKVSLNDFCKRLELDPQSFDEVKGDSESLGGLLLEINAKLPKSGSKIQFDKFTFTILAVDARRIKKVKVKLHSQEAGDVAHNED from the coding sequence ATGGACGATCCATACCCGAGTATTTTGTTGCTGGCTGAAATCAACCAGGTTTCGGCCGGCTATATCATTCTTAATAGTCTTATTTTTCTAGCACTGCTTTTGGCATCTGCTCTTATTTCCGGCTCAGAAGTGGCTTACTTTTCGCTATCTCACGATGATTTAAGCCTGCTCAGCACTGAAACAGATGAAACTTCCAGCTTGGTGATCAAACTGATCGAAGCACCTCAAAAACTCCTGAGTACGATTTTGATCTTGAATAACATGATCAACATCGGCATAGTGACTTTGACCACGTTCTTTACCTTGACACTCTTTGGCGCCAACGCTACTGGCCTTATGGTCATCTTGATTCAAACTGTTGGGATCACCTTTGCCATTGTCTTCTTTGGTGAAATTGTTCCAAAAGTATACGCCAACAATGCCAGAATCAGCTTTTCCAAGCTTATGGCCAAAAGCCTTAATTTCTTCTCCATCGCTTTGGCACCGCTCTCTTCCTTCCTGATGGCCATCAGTAATATCATCGAAAGAAGAATAGAAAGAAAAGGCTATACGCTTTCGGTTAATGAACTTCATCAAGCCTTAGAAATCACAGCTGAGCACACCACTGAAGGAGAAAAAGACATCTTCAAGGGCATTGTAAATTTTGGGACATTGTCTGTAAAACAGGTCATGTGCTCTAGGATGGATATCACAGCAGTCGATGTGGAAATGGACTTCCATGAACTCATGGATAAAATCAACAAAAGCGGGTATTCCAGAATCCCTGTTTATAAAGAAACCATTGATAATATTGAAGGGATTCTGTACATCAAAGACCTGCTTTCCCATATTGAAAAAGAAGAAGATTTTCAATGGCAAACCTTGACTAGAAAAGGATTCTTCGTTCCGGAAAACAAAAAAATTGATGCCTTGCTCAAGGACTTCCAAAACAAAAGGGTACACATGGCCATCGTTGTGGATGAATATGGAGGAACATCCGGATTGGTAACTTTAGAAGATTTGATCGAAGAAATCATTGGGGAAATCAATGATGAATTTGACGACAGTGAAGAATCCCTTTTTAAGCAAATCGATGACAGTACTTATGTGTTTGAAGGGAAAGTTTCCTTAAATGACTTTTGTAAAAGGTTGGAATTGGACCCCCAGTCTTTTGATGAGGTCAAGGGAGACAGTGAATCTTTAGGTGGATTGCTTTTGGAGATCAATGCTAAATTGCCCAAAAGCGGGTCTAAAATTCAATTTGACAAATTCACCTTCACCATTTTGGCAGTAGATGCCCGAAGGATCAAAAAAGTAAAGGTAAAACTTCACTCCCAAGAGGCTGGGGATGTGGCACATAATGAAGATTAA
- the gltB gene encoding glutamate synthase large subunit: MNEGLYHSQFEHDACGIGGVVNVKGNKSHETISDALFMLSNMEHRGGRGSDPKTGDGAGILIQVPHDFLKEVTHRAGFELPEEGSYGVGMTFFPKNKQLHKKSKTLLNKILEEMDFELIGYREVPVDETVPGSGALEVMPNIEQLFVKHKDGLVGKELERKLYVLRNYATKVINSTTPGVNMSFYFASFSSNTLIYKGQLRTDQVLAFYKDLQNNKITSALAVVHSRFSTNTFPNWRLAQPFRYLSHNGEINTIRGNLNKMRSKESLMKSELFTEEELEKLMPVTNSTYSDSANLDAMVELLTLSGRSLPHVMMMLVPEAWQDNKSMNKSKKAFYKFHAALMEPWDGPAALLFTDGKSLGATLDRNGLRPLRYFMTNDDRLILSSEAGALPIREATVTEKGRISPGRMIMADLEKGKVLFDEEVKAEVCENKPYDTWVRKERLKLRLMPAPKVLSQPYNTQNIKQRQTVFGFTTEDVHTILAPMGDTAYEPLGSMGADTPPAVLSKQSQHISNYFKQLFAQVSNPPIDPIRERLVMSLFTRIGEGYNILEESPQHTRQIHISQPVLLNEDLEKIKNLENKGYRSKTLYAHFKADHQPGRMLEALDKLCQDAVDAINEGYNVLVISDRNTYEGVAPIPSLLAIGGVHHHLVNMKMRTKAGLIAEAGDIKETHHFATAVGYGASAINPYLALETLVHLNETEQLSKVFEQKELFENYQAAIGKGLLKVLSKMGISTLQSYQSAQIFEAVGLGPEVIERCFKGTISRISGVSFDELAEEVLVRHNAAYGFEGPRLETGGVYQWKRRGEKHLFNPETIHLLQKSTANNDYALYKRFAEKINNQTKDALTIRGLFEFKKRISVPLEEVESAESIMKRFATGAMSFGSISHEAHSTLAIAMNRIGAKSNSGEGGEDEIRFERKENGDWERSAIKQVASGRFGVTSNYLTNAEELQIKMAQGAKPGEGGQLPGHKVDDWIGRVRHSTPGVGLISPPPHHDIYSIEDLAQLIYDLKNANRKARINVKLVSQAGVGTVAAGVAKAQSDVILISGADGGTGASPLSSIRHAGLPWELGLAEAHQTLVKNNLRSRVTLQTDGQVRTGRDLAIAAMLGAEEWGISTAALVVEGCIMMRKCHLNTCPVGIATQNPDLRKLFTGNPDHVVNFFKFLAEDLREIMASLGFRTVNEMVGQSNVLKSTGHLNHWKWDKLDLSPIFHMVEVPEHVGIYKQIDQDFKLKKVLDRKLIKSALPALEQANAVKDNFQIKNIDRSVGAMLSNEISKIYGSPGLPDDTIHYKFTGSAGQSFGLFLTQGVTFELEGEANDYFGKGLSGGQLVVYPSRNANFKAEDNIIIGNVAFYGATSGHAYINGKGGERFCVRNSGVKAVVEGIGDHGCEYMTGGQVIILGEIGRNFAAGMSGGIAYIFKENVKHINQEMVDLDPLEEEDFNIIKKDLELHQKYTNSSLATQFLENWETEKEKFIKVMPRDYKAVLKQRALKQEEEQSKTLV, from the coding sequence ATGAATGAAGGATTATACCATTCACAGTTTGAGCATGACGCCTGTGGGATTGGCGGAGTGGTCAATGTGAAGGGCAACAAAAGCCATGAGACGATAAGCGATGCGCTCTTTATGCTGAGCAATATGGAGCATAGAGGAGGGAGAGGCAGTGATCCTAAAACCGGTGATGGAGCGGGTATTTTGATTCAGGTACCACATGATTTTCTGAAGGAGGTAACTCACCGTGCAGGCTTTGAACTACCAGAAGAAGGTAGTTACGGGGTTGGCATGACATTTTTTCCGAAAAACAAGCAACTACATAAAAAATCAAAAACACTGCTCAACAAAATCCTTGAAGAAATGGATTTTGAGCTTATTGGTTATAGAGAAGTACCAGTGGACGAGACCGTGCCAGGATCAGGTGCTTTGGAGGTAATGCCTAATATTGAGCAACTCTTTGTTAAGCACAAAGATGGATTAGTAGGTAAGGAACTTGAAAGAAAGCTCTATGTACTGAGAAACTATGCGACCAAAGTGATCAACTCCACAACTCCAGGGGTTAATATGTCATTTTACTTTGCCAGTTTCAGCTCAAACACCCTTATATATAAAGGGCAGTTGAGAACCGATCAGGTACTAGCTTTCTATAAAGACTTACAAAACAATAAAATAACTTCTGCCCTAGCAGTAGTACACTCTAGATTCTCAACCAACACCTTCCCGAACTGGAGATTGGCTCAGCCTTTCAGATACCTATCCCACAATGGTGAGATCAACACCATCAGAGGTAACCTGAACAAGATGAGGTCCAAAGAATCCCTGATGAAATCAGAACTCTTCACCGAGGAAGAGCTTGAGAAACTAATGCCTGTGACCAATTCAACCTATTCAGATTCAGCGAACCTGGATGCCATGGTGGAATTGCTTACTCTAAGCGGAAGGTCTTTGCCACATGTGATGATGATGTTGGTGCCAGAAGCTTGGCAGGACAATAAGTCCATGAACAAGTCCAAAAAGGCTTTCTATAAGTTCCATGCAGCTTTGATGGAGCCGTGGGATGGTCCAGCAGCTTTGCTATTTACAGATGGCAAATCACTTGGTGCCACTTTGGATCGAAATGGTCTGAGACCTTTGAGGTATTTTATGACCAATGACGACAGGCTGATCCTTTCATCTGAGGCTGGAGCTTTACCGATAAGAGAAGCCACTGTCACAGAAAAAGGAAGAATCAGCCCAGGCAGAATGATCATGGCTGACCTTGAAAAGGGTAAAGTATTGTTCGACGAAGAAGTGAAAGCTGAAGTTTGTGAAAACAAACCATATGATACTTGGGTAAGAAAAGAAAGATTGAAGCTGAGACTAATGCCTGCGCCTAAGGTGCTTTCCCAGCCTTACAATACCCAAAACATCAAACAAAGACAAACAGTCTTCGGGTTTACAACCGAAGATGTACATACTATTTTGGCTCCTATGGGAGACACTGCTTACGAACCACTAGGTTCTATGGGTGCAGATACACCACCTGCAGTACTATCCAAACAAAGCCAGCATATTTCCAATTACTTCAAGCAGCTATTCGCCCAAGTAAGTAACCCGCCGATTGATCCGATTAGGGAGAGATTGGTGATGTCTCTTTTCACTAGAATCGGTGAAGGTTACAATATCTTGGAAGAAAGCCCTCAGCACACGAGACAAATTCACATTTCGCAACCTGTATTGCTGAACGAAGATCTCGAAAAGATCAAAAATCTTGAAAATAAAGGTTACAGATCAAAAACCCTTTATGCACACTTCAAGGCTGACCATCAACCTGGTAGAATGCTAGAAGCTTTGGATAAGCTATGTCAAGATGCAGTTGATGCCATCAATGAAGGTTATAACGTGTTGGTCATTTCTGACAGAAACACCTACGAAGGTGTTGCTCCTATTCCTTCTCTTTTGGCCATTGGTGGTGTTCACCATCACTTGGTGAACATGAAAATGAGAACCAAAGCAGGTTTGATTGCAGAAGCAGGAGACATCAAAGAAACGCATCATTTCGCAACGGCTGTGGGCTACGGGGCTAGTGCCATCAACCCTTATTTGGCCCTAGAAACACTTGTGCACTTGAATGAGACGGAGCAACTTTCAAAAGTATTTGAGCAGAAAGAATTGTTCGAAAACTACCAAGCTGCTATAGGAAAAGGCTTGCTGAAAGTCCTTTCAAAAATGGGAATCAGTACTCTCCAATCTTACCAGAGTGCTCAGATATTCGAAGCAGTTGGTTTAGGGCCTGAAGTAATAGAAAGATGCTTTAAAGGTACCATCAGTAGAATCAGCGGTGTTTCCTTTGATGAGTTAGCAGAGGAAGTATTGGTAAGACATAACGCAGCTTATGGTTTTGAAGGTCCAAGATTGGAAACTGGAGGAGTTTACCAATGGAAAAGAAGAGGTGAAAAACACCTTTTCAACCCGGAAACCATCCATTTACTTCAAAAATCCACTGCGAACAATGACTATGCTTTATACAAAAGGTTCGCTGAAAAAATAAATAACCAAACCAAAGATGCCTTGACCATTAGAGGCTTGTTTGAGTTTAAAAAGAGGATCTCAGTTCCTTTGGAAGAAGTAGAATCAGCAGAAAGCATCATGAAGCGTTTTGCAACAGGCGCCATGTCATTTGGATCTATTTCGCACGAGGCACACTCTACGTTGGCCATTGCCATGAACCGCATTGGGGCTAAATCCAATAGTGGTGAGGGTGGAGAAGATGAAATCCGTTTTGAAAGAAAAGAAAATGGCGATTGGGAAAGATCTGCTATAAAGCAGGTAGCCTCTGGTAGATTTGGTGTAACCAGCAACTACCTCACCAACGCCGAAGAACTACAAATAAAAATGGCCCAGGGTGCCAAGCCAGGTGAAGGCGGGCAACTTCCTGGTCATAAAGTGGATGATTGGATCGGTAGAGTAAGACACTCCACTCCGGGAGTAGGTCTGATTTCTCCACCACCTCACCACGATATTTATTCCATTGAGGATTTGGCGCAGTTGATCTATGACCTTAAAAATGCCAATAGAAAAGCGCGTATCAATGTAAAATTGGTATCACAGGCTGGTGTAGGTACTGTAGCAGCTGGGGTGGCCAAGGCCCAATCAGATGTGATCTTGATCTCAGGTGCTGATGGTGGAACTGGAGCATCTCCTTTGAGTTCAATAAGACACGCTGGCTTACCTTGGGAACTTGGCTTGGCTGAAGCTCACCAAACTTTGGTTAAAAACAACCTTAGAAGCCGAGTTACCCTTCAAACAGACGGTCAAGTAAGAACTGGTCGAGACTTGGCAATTGCTGCCATGCTTGGTGCAGAAGAGTGGGGAATCTCAACAGCAGCCCTGGTTGTAGAAGGCTGTATCATGATGAGAAAATGCCACTTGAACACTTGTCCAGTGGGTATTGCTACGCAAAATCCAGATTTGAGAAAACTCTTCACTGGAAACCCTGACCATGTTGTTAATTTCTTCAAGTTTTTGGCCGAAGACCTTAGAGAAATCATGGCTTCGCTTGGCTTTAGAACTGTAAACGAGATGGTTGGTCAGTCAAATGTATTGAAGTCCACTGGACACCTTAACCACTGGAAGTGGGACAAGCTAGACCTTAGTCCGATCTTCCATATGGTAGAAGTTCCTGAGCATGTAGGTATTTACAAGCAAATTGATCAGGACTTTAAATTGAAAAAGGTACTGGACAGGAAATTGATCAAATCTGCTTTGCCTGCTCTTGAGCAAGCCAATGCGGTAAAAGACAACTTCCAAATTAAAAATATTGACCGTTCGGTAGGTGCCATGCTTTCCAATGAAATCTCCAAGATTTATGGAAGTCCTGGATTACCAGATGACACCATCCACTATAAGTTTACAGGTTCGGCCGGACAAAGTTTCGGTTTGTTCTTGACCCAAGGTGTTACTTTCGAATTGGAAGGTGAAGCCAATGATTACTTTGGTAAAGGCCTTTCAGGTGGCCAATTGGTGGTCTACCCAAGCAGAAATGCAAATTTCAAGGCCGAAGACAACATCATCATTGGTAATGTGGCCTTCTATGGCGCAACATCAGGCCATGCTTACATTAATGGTAAGGGTGGTGAACGTTTCTGCGTAAGAAACTCAGGTGTAAAAGCAGTAGTTGAAGGCATTGGAGACCACGGTTGTGAATATATGACCGGTGGACAAGTGATCATCCTAGGTGAAATTGGAAGAAACTTCGCTGCAGGTATGAGTGGTGGTATCGCTTATATCTTCAAAGAAAATGTGAAACATATCAACCAGGAAATGGTGGATTTGGATCCATTGGAAGAAGAAGATTTCAATATCATCAAGAAAGACTTGGAACTTCACCAAAAGTACACCAACAGTAGTCTGGCAACCCAATTCCTAGAGAACTGGGAAACTGAAAAGGAGAAATTCATCAAAGTAATGCCAAGAGATTACAAAGCAGTTCTTAAACAAAGAGCTTTAAAACAAGAAGAAGAACAATCTAAA